In Coregonus clupeaformis isolate EN_2021a chromosome 15, ASM2061545v1, whole genome shotgun sequence, one genomic interval encodes:
- the LOC121582475 gene encoding protein PRRC2B isoform X4 gives MSDRLGQITKSKDGKSKYSSLSLFDKYKGKSIETQKTAAVPRHGLQSLGKVAAARRMPPPAHLPSLKSENKGNDPSVIIVPKDGTGWANKQEQPDQKSSIASTAQLPELQPQLALQKSVSNLQKPTPVASQESANTGGPKQWAQLNGKAVELDGLRASNRLQPFSHEEFPTLKAAGEQDKAGKERSAFDPSYGPGPSLRPQNVTSWREGGGRNLVPSSLPAGLPSDFEGKASGVAETGSPPPPLPPSASSSALSAPMVSPNPATVVSAPPVPELKEPSLRPAQPLRRPAPPALNHHQLHHPTTTTTYHDMLPAFMCPKETCDAPGTAEHTGPVTVVAPVRFDNRPTFRQPYPNNNQEPVNGEVRREENRFIRGPSRNPSSRPIRRPGDRPPRPAIINPEDLKDLDELDNDCEDGWAGIHEEVDYGEKLKFSDDEEEHAEKNKMWAEWENQRREHQLSLSSGEGVYPQEGPEEEAYQAYQEQMAHRKTNSRFPSGEPQAQQKSSGPGMAHQGEPLDNQEERQTQGPARAKFVSPELSEAVERARRRREEEERLAREERLAACAEKLKRLDERFGKTERQLLRSEEGAKDAESKEAALSPRRESKNHPESWQYGMKDAECPSEHSPGQQDYREEGTSGFTPYRSEDDGGAEPTSPLPDYANHQASKPLPPRFQKQQQDQVYKMQHWQQQQSGHPAPSGSSHPPRGYYPPHVLGFDPRWMMMPPFMDPRMAQGLSPVDYYPNAVHSSGIMKSMMQPDHLNSPGSASDEGCHPSMHQERRAPSTEPYPVWNQDGYPPRSFTPPYQRQHESSDRSQPDDRSDRTCSQQDLYEERGKECLDNPSGDLSHQAYQQSKGPDRDHHPHDQGLLSTAPSRPQQQQHADSDYPKQEPKDRYLKDSTDPRNEVFDTSKENVFDSDFRRRDGGQKKESVGVQNQRSDHGSSSPASSVSQPSETGGRTLTRRTGPIKKPVLKALKVEDKENEKPKVEPEEKVVPYRLEKEVLTNVYDLKKDNQPLLSNRRSASPAIEKQPEEKQHQLLAPAKVERPASTHSEDLPKENSWDSGKSQSSRDSQESREPGAPRRNNWIFIDEEQAFAGARGTGRGRSRGGFREFSSRGDRGGRGGRENPRGGYNNNINSRDATGAQRPGRGRGLPRDFVKVEDLQRGKPRRRNVSETLSETSEYEELPKRRRQKGSENGEGGSYPEQGETRKADRDSWRSNKVYTEDQAASDARDKAKASSKGFGGFGRSLPPRLDTGRVYNTSRGFNNGSRDISTWRGRGTQFGSGGGPMQENGYGPGTETYSRRPPPPAEREPFKYTPKFTGSTGSFMENGAEDRSGEGEYYIDNDNPGQQPLRRRRPPRQDKPPRFRRLRQEREPGSGQWTSDEYINGSEGFANPWPGRSKEGGKEDGWPSGHYSGGGGRSGGQHGQAEDWETGSENSDFSDWREKRGGGQQQQAHGGDVHSDSGHGEPGSGEKRELAKRSFSSQRPLVDRQNRKGELEGNKMTRSSENPNALPSCNRNDGWQNGGSSNHNSRSPEESGQVYNVEQSEEGHQPNEPSGKKLDKELKPRSVKGDMVKPLNQYDLNSYPIEGDSGGPSPDGFQDLSKKQQRRPQEDDRRRKEQGAPVPVKNRPITSKMPPRFAKKQGGMTMDQPEEGLSANNLGTEIWETNSSALSVQSSGGDSWTKQVSFTGSEPNSEDSDAGPEQSKEQHKPGPIGNERSLKHRKGSEGVERLEGRPITPVNGVDLHVDTVLPVPPIEFGVSAKDSDFSLPPGSTPVPVSNPVTKLQDALASNPALTQAIPMLRRDHLQPGINLNPISFPSADLTLKMESARKAWENSQSLPEQGSPGGGASGAQPPCSVGSSSGVSYSSFGGVSMPPMPVASVAPSMSMQGNHVPPLYLDGHVFPSQPRLVPPTMTQQQSYQQAAAAAQQIPISLHTSLQAQLGLRGGLPVSQSQEMFNSIPPFRSQVYMHPNLSQPNPMVLSGGGPLKGPYSAFPGMQPSDMVKPQSGSHYQPMNGSQAMVYDGQMNQGPGMGSSQLMDSQLIQVTMPLPGSQLRYGSAQQHLILPQSIQLQQGQNLSVGAARRMLPPGSQPPVMTGSRENFPMSAGPYTTYKTSQMEMKGFQFSDKPNHSQGMPGGYNRPGSASPSGKQSGPLPGHYTQQKTTSMQAVQQRGWACSGPGLTCSCCYRDPATGWFEALLCPLHGKVPPPQGSMVMHMRPPTTGPFPTPIQRPVMQVNKTVIIRSPPYPNPGREPPHSTPPSAPEPPIKGPEDGMKVSHPL, from the exons TTCCATTGCATCAACAGCACAGCTGCCGGAGTTGCAGCCGCAGCTGGCTTTACAGAAATCTGTCTCCAATCTCCAGAAGCCCACACCGGTAGCCAGTCAGGAG AGCGCAAACACAGGTGGACCAAAGCAATGGGCCCAGCTAAATGGAAAGGCCGTAGAACTAGATG GTTTAAGGGCCTCAAACCGACTGCAGCCCTTCTCTCACGAGGAATTTCCAACGCTGAAGGCTGCTGGGGAACAGGACAAGGCTGGCAAGGAAAGAAGCGCCTTCGATCCGTCGTATGGGCCCGGACCAAGCCTCCGCCCCCAGA ATGTGACAAGTTGGAGGGAGGGTGGTGGGAGGAACCTTGTGCCCTCATCCCTGCCGGCAGGCCTGCCCTCAGATTTCGAGGGCAAGGCCAGCGGCGTGGCTGAGACTGGGAGCCCCCCTCCACCTCTTCccccctctgcctcctcctctgcCCTCTCTGCCCCCATGGTCAGTCCCAACCCTGCCACCGTTGTCAGCGCCCCTCCAGTCCCGGAGCTCAAGGAGCCCTCCCTGCGCCCCGCCCAGCCACTCCGCAGGCCCGCTCCCCCTGCCCTGAACCATCACCAGCTCCACCaccctaccaccaccaccacctaccaCGACATGCTGCCTGCCTTC ATGTGCCCCAAAGAGACTTGTGATGCTCCCGGCACTGCTGAACACACTGGCCCTGTCACTGTGGTCGCCCCAGTTCGCTTTGACAACAGGCCCACCTTCAGACAGCCCTACCCCAACAACAACCAAGAGCCCGTCAA CGGCGAGGTGAGGAGAGAAGAAAACCGCTTCATCCGTGGGCCCTCTCGCAACCCCTCCTCCCGACCCATCCGTCGGCCCGGCGACAGACCCCCTCGTCCTGCCATCATCAACCCAGAGGACCTGAAGGATCTGGACGAGCTGGACAACGACTGTGAAGACGGCTGGGCAG GTATCCATGAAGAAGTGGATTATGGCGAGAAACTCAAGTTCAGTGACGATGAGGAGGAGCACGCCGAAAAGAACAAGATGTG GGCTGAATGGGAGAACCAGCGTCGCGAGCACCAGTTGTCGCTGAGCTCAGGAGAGGGGGTGTACCCCCAGGAGGGTCCTGAGGAGGAAGCTTACCAGGCCTACCAGGAGCAGATGGCCCACAGGAAGACCAACAGCAGGTTCCCCTCTGGAGAACCACAG GCCCAGCAGAAGAGCTCCGGGCCGGGCATGGCCCACCAGGGTGAACCCCTGGACAACCAGGAGGAGCGCCAGACCCAGGGCCCAGCCCGGGCCAAGTTTGTGTCACCGGAACTCTCGGAGGCAGTTGAGAGAGCTCGCCGtcgcagggaggaggaggagagactcgCCCGTGAGGAGAGACTGGCCGCCTGCGCCGAGAAGCTCAAGAGGCTAGACGAGAGGTTTGGGAAGACGGAGAGACAGTTGTTGAGGTCTGAGGAGGGAGCAAAGGATGCAGAGAGCAAGGAGGCAGCACTGTCCCCTAGGAGAGAGAGCAAAAACCACCCGGAGAGCTGGCAATACGGCATGAAAG ACGCTGAGTGTCCCTCGGAGCACTCCCCAGGCCAGCAGGACTACAGGGAAGAGGGCACCTCGGGCTTCACCCCCTACCGCAGTGAGGACGATGGCGGGGCCGAGCCCACCTCTCCCCTGCCTGACTATGCAAACCACCAGGCCTCCAAGCCCCTCCCTCCTCGCTTCCAAAAGCAGCAGCAG gACCAAGTGTATAAAATGCAGCactggcagcagcagcagtctgGCCACCCCGCCCCCTCTGGCTCCAGCCACCCCCCGAGGGGGTACTACCCCCCACACGTGCTGGGCTTCGACCCCCGCTGGATGATGATGCCCCCCTTCATGGACCCCCGAATGGCCCAGGGCCTCTCCCCTGTGGATTACTACCCCAACGCTGTCCACTCTTCAG GAATTATGAAATCGATGATGCAGCCAGACCACCTGAACAGCCCAGGGTCCGCCTCTGACGAGGGCTGCCATCCCAGCATGCATCAGGAGAGGAGGGCCCCCTCCACCGAGCCCTACCCTGTGTGGAACCAAGATGGCTACCCCCCTCGCAGTTTCACCCCACCCTACCAGAGACAGCACGAGAGCTCAGACAGGAGCCAGCCAGACGACCGGAGTGACAGGACCTGCTCCCAGCAGGACTTGTACGAAGAGAGGGGCAAAGAGTGCCTAGACAACCCCTCCGGTGACCTCTCCCATCAGGCCTACCAACAGAGCAAAGGCCCCGACAGGGATCACCACCCGCACGACCAAGGCCTGCTCTCCACAGCCCCGAGCCggccccagcagcagcagcacgcaGACAGCGACTACCCCAAACAGGAGCCCAAAGACAGGTACCTGAAGGACAGCACTGACCCCCGCAACGAAGTCTTCGACACCTCCAAAGAAAATGTTTTTGACTCAGACTTCCGGAGGCGAGATGGAGGCCAGAAGAAGGAAAGTGTTGGTGTTCAGAACCAGCGATCTGATCATGGCTCCAGCTCCCCTGCCAGCAGTGTAAGCCAGCCCTCTGAGACCGGCGGTAGGACCCTGACCCGCCGGACCGGTCCCATAAAGAAGCCTGTGCTCAAGGCCCTCAAAGTGGAGGACAAGGAGAACGAGAAGCCCAAAGTGGAGCCTGAGGAGAAGGTAGTCCCTTACCGCCTGGAAAAGGAGGTGCTCACCAACGTATATGACCTGAAGAAAGACAACCAGCCCCTACTAAGTAACAGACGCTCGGCCTCGCCTGCTATCGAGAAGCAGCCAGAAGAGAAGCAACACCAACTACTAGCTCCTGCTAAAGTAGAGCGGCCAGCCAGTACCCACAGTGAGGATTTGCCGAAGGAGAACAGCTGGGACAGCGGAAAGAGCCAGTCCTCCAGAGACAGCCAGGAGAGCAGGGAGCCTGGTGCACCACGACGCAACAACTGGATCTTCATCGATGAGGAGCAGGCCTTTGCCGGAGCCAGGGGAACGGGTAGAGGTCGGAGCCGTGGTGGCTTCAGGGAGTTCAGTTCCAGAGGAGACCGTGGTGGCCGGGGAGGCCGAGAGAACCCCAGAggaggctacaacaacaatatcaaCAGCAGGGACGCCACTGGAGCCCAGAGACCAGGCAGAGGCAGAGGACTGCCCAGGGACTTTGTCAAGGTGGAGGACCTGCAGAGGGGGAAGCCGAGGAGGCGCAACGTCAGCGAGACTCTGAGCGAGACCTCAGAGTACGAGGAGCTGCCCAAGCGGCGGCGCCAGAAGGGCTCTGAAAATGGAGAGGGTGGCAGCTACCCAGAGCAGGGAGAGACCAGGAAGGCCGACCGAGACTCTTGGAGGTCCAACAAGGTGTACACGGAAGACCAGGCGGCCAGCGACGCCCGCGACAAGGCCAAAGCCAGCAGTAAGGGGTTCGGAGGCTTCGGCCGCTCGCTGCCTCCCAGACTCGACACTGGCAGGGTCTACAACACCAGCCGAGGGTTCAACAACGGCTCCAGAGACATCTCCACCTGGAGGGGGCGGGGGACTCAGTTCGGCAGTGGCGGTGGGCCCATGCAGGAGAATGGCTACGGCCCAGGCACCGAGACTTACTCTAGGAGACCTCCACCACCTGCAGAGCGTGAGCCCTTCAAATACACCCCCAAGTTTACTGGCTCTACTGGTTCCTTCATGGAGAACGGTGCCGAGGACCGCAGCGGGGAGGGCGAGTACTACATAGACAACGACAACCCTGGACAACAGCCATTGAGAAGAAGGCGGCCGCCACGCCAGGACAAGCCCCCGCGCTTCCGCCGACTACGTCAAGAGCGGGAGCCCGGCAGCGGCCAGTGGACCAGCGACGAGTACATCAACGGATCGGAAGGATTTGCCAACCCCTGGCCGGGCCGCTCCAAGGAGGGAGGTAAAGAGGACGGCTGGCCCAGTGGCCACTACTCCGGAGGGGGAGGGAGGTCCGGTGGTCAGCACGGCCAGGCGGAGGACTGGGAGACTGGCTCGGAGAACAGCGACTTCAGCGACTGGAGGGAGAAGCGTGGTggagggcagcagcagcaggcccaCGGGGGAGATGTGCACTCAGACTCAGGCCACGGGGAGCCTGGGTCTGGGGAAAAGAGGGAGCTGGCCAAGAGGAGTTTCTCCAGCCAGCGCCCCCTGGTGGACCGGCAGAACAGGAAGGGAGAGCTGGAGGGGAACAAGATGACACGCTCCTCAGAGAACCCTAACGCTCTGCCCTCCTGCAACAGGAACGACGGCTGGCAGAACGGAGGGTCCTCCAACCATAATAG CAGGAGCCCAGAGGAGTCAGGCCAAGTCTACAATGTTGAGCAGTCTGAGGAGGGCCACCAGCCCAACGAACCCTCGGGGAAGAAGCTGGACAAGGAGCTGAAGCCCAGGTCTGTGAAGGGAGACATGGTCAAACCACTGAACCAGTACGACCTCAACAGCTACCCCA TTGAGGGGGATTCTGGGGGTCCTAGTCCAGATGGGTTCCAAGACCTGTCCAAGAAACAGCAGCGGCGCCCACAGGAAGACGACAGGAGGAGAAAGGAACAAGGAGCTCCG GTTCCAGTAAAGAACAGACCGATCACCTCCAAGATGCCCCCGCGGTTTGCCAAGAAGCAGGGTGGCATGACCATGGATCAGCCAGAAGAGGGACTCTCTGCCAACAACCTGGGCACAGAGATCTGGGAGACTAACAGCTCAG CTCTGTCAGTCCAGTCATCTGGAGGGGACTCGTGGACCAAGCAGGTCTCCTTCACAGGCAGCGAGCCCAACTCTGAGGACTCTGATGCGGGGCCTGAGCAGAGCAAGGAGCAGCACAAGCCCGGCCCCATCGGCAACGAGCGTTCACTCAAGCACCGCAAGGGCTCAGAGGGTGTGGAGCGTCTGGAGGGGAGGCCCATCACGCCCGTCAACGGCGTGGACCTCCACGTGGACACGGTGCTGCCCGTGCCACCCATTGAGTTTGGTGTGAGCGCCAAGGACTCTGACTTTAGCCTGCCACCCGGTTCCACCCCAGTGCCTGTGTCCAACCCTGTCACCAAGCTGCAGGACGCCCTCGCCAGCAAC CCGGCCCTGACCCAAGCCATTCCCATGCTGCGTAGAGACCACCTGCAGCCTGGCATCAACCTCAACCCCATCTCTTTCCCCAGCGCTGACCTCACACTCAAG ATGGAGTCGGCCCGTAAGGCGTGGGAGAACTCCCAATCTCTCCCCGAGCAGGGCTCTCCTGGTGGGGGGGCCTCTGGTGCCCAGCCCCCCTGCAGCGTGGGCTCCTCCAGCGGGGTCAGCTACAGCTCTTTCGGAGGGGTGTCCATGCCCCCCATGCCCGTGGCCTCCGTGGCGCCTTCCATGTCCATGCAGG GTAACCATGTCCCCCCGCTGTATCTGGACGGCCATGTCTTTCCCAGCCAGCCTCGTCTGGTGCCCCCAACCATGACCCAGCAGCAGAGCTACCAACAG GCAGCGGCTGCTGCCCAGCAGATCCCCATCTCCCTGCACACCTCTCTGCAGGCCCAACTTGGTCTCCGGGGAGGCCTTCCCGTCTCCCAGTCCCAGGAGATGTTCAACTCCATCCCCCCCTTCAGGTCCCAGGTGTACATGCACCCCAATCTGTCCCAGCCTAACCCCATGGTGCTGTCAGGCGGTGGCCCCCTCAAGGGGCCCTATTCGGCCTTCCCGGGCATGCAGCCATCGGACATGGTCAAGCCTCAGTCGGGCTCCCACTACCAGCCCATGAACGGCAGCCAGGCCATGGTCTACGACGGCCAGATGAACCAGGGCCCTGGCATGGGCTCCTCCCAGCTCATGGACTCCCAGCTCATCCAG GTGACCATGCCCCTGCCGGGCTCCCAGCTGCGTTATGGCTCTGCCCAGCAGCACCTCATCCTGCCCCAGTCCATCCAGCTCCAGCAGGGCCAGAACCTCTCCGTGGGAGCCGCCCGCAGGATGCTCCCCCCTGGCTCCCAGCCCCCCGTCATGACCGGCAGCAGAGAG AATTTCCCAATGTCTGCTGGTCCGTATACTACTTACAAG ACCTCCCAGATGGAAATGAAAGGCTTCCAGTTCTCTGACAAGCCCAATCACAGCCAGGGCATGCCTGGAGGATACAACAG accaGGGTCTGCCAGCCCCAGTGGGAAGCAGTCTGGCCCTCTGCCTGGGCATTACACCCAGCAG AAGACGACCTCCATGCAGGCCGTTCAGCAGCGAGGCTGGGCTTGCAGTGGCCCTGGCCTGACCTGTAGTTGCTGCTACAGAGACCCAGCCACCGGCTGGTTTGAGGCCCTGCTGTGCCCCCTCCACGGCAAG GTTCCCCCTCCCCAGGGCAGCATGGTTATGCACATGCGTCCCCCCACCACCGGCCCCTTCCCCACCCCCATCCAGAGACCTGTCATGCAGGTCAACAAGACAGTCATCATCCGCTCCCCACCTTACCCCAATCCCGGGCGCGAGCCCCCCCACTCCACCCCCCCCTCAGCCCCCGAGCCCCCCATCAAGGGGCCGGAGGATGGCATGAAGGTGAGCCACCCACTGTAA